One region of Bradyrhizobium betae genomic DNA includes:
- a CDS encoding TetR/AcrR family transcriptional regulator produces the protein MRNRGRERLHLLLDATADLLAERLDEDISLAQIAERADVPLASVYHFFPNRGAAFVALAQRYHAEIAARAKAPVHPPPPTWQHYIANSQKAGAAHLNRNPAALRLFMGAGVSVEVRNTDLSGNAALAKQRTAYLRATFEMPRVPDLEKWVAVSIALVDGVWALSYSLHRSITPEYLEESTNWLAWSEFLYPFNMSSHPAASVPCGMTRAGLPVGLQIVSRRFDDLGVLQAAAAFEAAMPWRQRRPEIALAS, from the coding sequence ATGCGTAATCGCGGTCGCGAACGGCTTCATCTCCTGCTCGACGCCACCGCCGACCTGCTCGCCGAAAGGCTCGACGAGGATATCAGCCTCGCCCAGATCGCCGAGCGGGCAGATGTGCCTCTCGCCTCGGTCTATCACTTCTTTCCGAACCGGGGTGCGGCCTTTGTCGCCCTGGCGCAACGCTACCACGCCGAGATCGCGGCGCGCGCTAAGGCACCCGTTCACCCTCCTCCCCCGACCTGGCAGCATTACATCGCCAACAGCCAGAAGGCCGGCGCGGCGCATCTGAACCGCAATCCCGCTGCGCTACGCCTCTTCATGGGCGCCGGCGTCAGTGTCGAGGTCAGAAACACGGATCTGAGCGGCAACGCCGCACTCGCAAAGCAGCGCACCGCCTATCTGCGTGCGACCTTCGAGATGCCCAGGGTGCCGGATCTGGAGAAATGGGTCGCGGTGTCGATCGCGCTCGTGGATGGAGTCTGGGCGCTGTCCTACAGCCTCCATCGATCCATCACGCCGGAATATCTCGAGGAATCGACCAATTGGCTCGCATGGTCCGAATTCCTCTACCCCTTCAACATGTCGAGCCATCCGGCGGCGAGCGTGCCCTGCGGCATGACCCGCGCCGGCCTGCCCGTCGGCCTGCAGATCGTCAGCCGTCGCTTCGACGATCTCGGTGTCCTGCAGGCAGCCGCGGCCTTCGAGGCTGCGATGCCGTGGCGACAGCGTCGTCCCGAGATTGCGCTGGCGAGCTAG
- a CDS encoding MFS transporter, with product MTITLPAAAREPDHTVADGLPPAQRRWAIAAIFTALAMASLDTAIANIALPAIAADLHVSPEQSVWVVNVYQIALVATLLPLGALGEIVGHQRIYLGGLILFTIASLFCAVAWSLDSLLVARTLQGLGASGIMSVNTALVRFVYPGRMLGRGFGHNALVVATAFTFGPSVASAILALGPWPWLFAVNIPFGLVATGIGFAMLPKTPRADHGFDFLGALLASACLGLFITGIGSAAHNLSPVIVGIELVAALVLGFVLTRRHADHPAPMLPIDLFSRPMFALSAATAVCSFAVQGLAFVSLPFYFEDVLGRSQVETGFFMTPWPLVVGIMAPIAGRLSDRYAVGLLGGIGLVLLGLGMALLAMLPTNPAIPDIIWRMVICGMGFGFFQAPNMKAVMSSAPPHRSGSASGIVATARLTGQTTGAALAAACFALAGHEGATVALALGAGFAALGSVMSFLRLAVK from the coding sequence ATGACAATCACGTTACCCGCCGCCGCGCGCGAGCCTGACCACACCGTTGCCGATGGCCTGCCGCCCGCGCAGCGGCGCTGGGCGATCGCCGCCATCTTCACCGCGCTGGCGATGGCCTCGCTCGACACCGCGATCGCCAACATCGCCCTGCCCGCCATTGCCGCCGACCTGCATGTCAGCCCGGAGCAGTCGGTCTGGGTGGTCAACGTCTACCAGATCGCGCTGGTGGCAACCCTGCTGCCGCTTGGGGCACTCGGCGAGATCGTCGGGCACCAGCGCATCTATCTCGGCGGCCTGATCCTGTTCACCATCGCCTCGCTGTTCTGCGCGGTGGCGTGGTCGCTCGACAGCTTGCTGGTCGCGCGCACGCTGCAGGGCCTCGGGGCCAGCGGCATCATGAGCGTCAACACGGCGCTGGTGCGCTTCGTCTATCCCGGACGGATGCTCGGCCGCGGCTTCGGCCACAACGCGCTGGTGGTCGCGACCGCGTTCACCTTCGGGCCGTCGGTCGCCTCGGCCATTCTCGCGCTCGGCCCATGGCCATGGCTGTTCGCCGTCAACATCCCGTTCGGCCTCGTCGCCACCGGCATCGGCTTTGCGATGCTGCCGAAGACGCCGCGCGCCGATCACGGCTTCGATTTTCTCGGCGCGCTGCTGGCGTCGGCCTGTCTCGGCCTGTTCATCACCGGCATCGGCAGCGCCGCGCACAATCTGTCGCCTGTTATCGTGGGCATCGAGCTGGTCGCGGCTCTCGTCCTCGGGTTCGTCCTGACGCGCCGCCATGCCGACCATCCGGCGCCGATGCTTCCGATCGACTTGTTCAGCCGGCCGATGTTCGCACTGTCCGCGGCGACCGCGGTGTGCTCGTTCGCGGTTCAAGGCCTCGCCTTCGTCTCGCTGCCGTTCTATTTCGAGGACGTGCTCGGGCGCTCGCAGGTCGAGACGGGCTTCTTCATGACGCCGTGGCCGCTGGTGGTCGGCATCATGGCGCCGATCGCCGGGCGCCTCTCGGACCGCTATGCCGTCGGCCTGCTCGGCGGCATCGGCCTCGTGCTGCTCGGCCTCGGCATGGCGCTGCTCGCGATGCTTCCGACCAATCCAGCCATCCCCGACATCATCTGGCGGATGGTGATCTGCGGCATGGGCTTCGGCTTCTTCCAGGCGCCGAACATGAAGGCGGTGATGTCGAGCGCACCGCCCCACCGCAGCGGCAGCGCGTCCGGCATCGTCGCCACCGCGCGCCTGACGGGACAGACGACGGGTGCCGCGCTCGCCGCGGCCTGCTTCGCGCTCGCAGGGCACGAGGGCGCAACGGTGGCGCTGGCGCTTGGCGCCGGCTTTGCCGCGCTCGGCAGCGTGATGAGCTTCCTGCGGCTGGCGGTGAAGTAA
- a CDS encoding isocitrate/isopropylmalate dehydrogenase family protein, which produces MQLVVLPGDGIGPEITTATSGVLRAASERFQLNLRLEEHAVGHASLKQFGTTVRPELLDIVRAADGLILGPTATFDFKNEAHGEINPSRHFRKSLDLYANVRPARTYAGRPGRLGEFDLVVVRENTEGFYADRNMEQGNGEMLVTPDVVISLRRITRLCCERIAHAACRLAMKRRKHLTIVHKANVLKIGDGMFLEICRAAAMDYPGLSVDDILVDAMMAHVVRSPDRFDVIVATNMFGDILSDLTAELSGSLGLGGSLNVGDRYAMAQAAHGSAPDIAGQDVANPVSLILSTALLLAWHGEKTGAVRYEEAAHAIEAAVAKALRDGRATRDVGGKLGTIAAGAAIAAILQAE; this is translated from the coding sequence ATGCAACTCGTCGTTCTGCCCGGTGACGGCATCGGACCGGAGATCACGACCGCGACATCGGGCGTGCTGCGCGCGGCCTCCGAGCGCTTCCAGCTCAACCTTCGGCTGGAGGAGCACGCGGTCGGCCATGCGAGCCTCAAGCAATTCGGCACGACCGTGCGCCCCGAACTGCTCGACATCGTCCGCGCCGCCGATGGCCTGATCCTCGGCCCGACCGCGACCTTCGACTTCAAGAACGAGGCGCATGGCGAGATCAACCCGTCCAGGCACTTCCGCAAGAGCCTCGACCTCTACGCCAATGTCAGGCCGGCGCGCACCTATGCAGGTCGGCCCGGCCGGCTCGGCGAATTCGACCTCGTCGTGGTGCGCGAGAACACGGAGGGGTTTTACGCCGACCGCAACATGGAGCAGGGCAATGGTGAGATGCTGGTCACGCCCGACGTCGTGATCTCGCTGCGCCGGATCACGCGTCTGTGCTGCGAGCGCATCGCGCATGCCGCCTGCCGTCTGGCGATGAAGCGGCGCAAGCATCTCACCATCGTGCACAAGGCCAATGTGCTCAAAATCGGCGACGGCATGTTCCTCGAAATCTGCCGCGCCGCGGCCATGGACTATCCTGGCCTCAGCGTCGACGACATCCTCGTCGACGCCATGATGGCGCATGTGGTGCGGAGCCCGGATCGGTTCGACGTCATCGTCGCCACCAACATGTTCGGCGACATCCTGTCCGATCTCACCGCGGAGCTGTCAGGCAGCCTCGGCCTCGGCGGCTCGCTCAATGTCGGCGACCGCTATGCGATGGCCCAGGCCGCGCACGGCTCGGCGCCTGACATTGCCGGCCAAGACGTTGCCAACCCGGTATCGTTGATCCTGTCGACCGCGCTGCTGCTGGCCTGGCACGGCGAGAAGACCGGCGCGGTGCGTTACGAGGAGGCTGCCCATGCGATCGAGGCGGCGGTGGCGAAGGCGCTTCGCGACGGCAGGGCGACGCGCGACGTCGGTGGCAAGCTCGGCACCATCGCGGCGGGGGCCGCGATCGCGGCGATCCTTCAGGCGGAGTGA
- a CDS encoding (2Fe-2S)-binding protein, with protein sequence MANLTINGKTFTLDVEPDTPLLWAIRENAGLTGTKYGCGIAQCGACTVHMDGVATRSCGISVGEAEGKKITTIEGLASGDTLHKVQAAWIAKDVPQCGYCQSGMIMAVAALLNEKPKPTDADIDEAITNICRCGTFQQVREAIHTIASA encoded by the coding sequence ATGGCAAACCTAACAATCAACGGAAAAACCTTCACGCTCGACGTCGAGCCGGATACGCCGCTGCTCTGGGCGATCCGTGAGAACGCCGGCCTGACCGGCACCAAATATGGTTGCGGCATTGCACAATGCGGCGCCTGCACCGTTCACATGGACGGCGTCGCCACCCGCTCCTGCGGCATTTCGGTCGGCGAGGCCGAGGGCAAGAAGATCACCACCATTGAGGGGCTCGCGTCCGGCGACACGCTGCACAAGGTGCAGGCAGCCTGGATCGCCAAGGACGTTCCGCAGTGCGGCTATTGCCAGAGCGGCATGATCATGGCCGTGGCGGCGCTCCTCAATGAGAAGCCGAAGCCCACCGACGCCGACATCGACGAGGCCATCACCAATATTTGCCGCTGCGGCACCTTCCAGCAGGTGCGCGAAGCGATCCACACGATCGCCAGCGCGTAA
- the soxX gene encoding sulfur oxidation c-type cytochrome SoxX encodes MARASVHIAALIVASFACAANADELLPYKIAGDGIAGSLTGSPGDTARGRALVLARTTTCILCHSGPFPEARFQGNLAPDLAGTGNRWTASQLRLRLVDASRFNAETIMPSYYRNAGLVRVGRNFDGKPILSAAEIEDIVAFLATLRD; translated from the coding sequence TTGGCTAGAGCATCCGTCCATATCGCAGCGCTGATTGTCGCCAGTTTTGCCTGCGCTGCGAACGCGGACGAGCTTCTGCCTTACAAGATCGCCGGCGACGGCATCGCAGGCTCGCTCACCGGCTCGCCCGGTGACACAGCACGCGGCCGCGCATTGGTGCTGGCGCGCACGACGACCTGCATCCTCTGCCATTCCGGTCCGTTTCCGGAAGCACGGTTCCAGGGCAACCTCGCGCCCGATCTTGCCGGTACCGGGAACCGCTGGACGGCCAGCCAGTTGCGGCTTCGGCTGGTTGACGCCTCGCGCTTCAACGCGGAGACCATCATGCCGTCCTATTATCGCAACGCTGGCCTCGTCCGCGTCGGGCGCAATTTCGACGGCAAGCCGATATTGTCGGCTGCGGAGATCGAGGACATCGTGGCCTTTCTTGCAACGCTTCGGGACTAG
- a CDS encoding aminotransferase class III-fold pyridoxal phosphate-dependent enzyme produces the protein MKRNSKDSELRERARQVIPKGMYGHESVALLSEGYPQFFSRAEGAYLWDCDDNRYVDYMCAFGPNLLGYRHRGVEDAARAQAAMGDTMTGPSEAMVVLAEDLVSMIGHAAWAMFCKNGSDATSMAMVTARAYRDRRKILVAKGTYHGAAPWNTPNIKGITAEDRAHIIYFNYNDLDSAADAFRKADGDVAGVFATPFRHETFNDQYAPSAEYALGLRKLCDDADALLILDEVRTGFRLARDCSWSVHGVQPDLSAWGKVLANGYPISALVGSEKARSAASSIYVTGSFWFSAMPMAAAIATLREIRTSDYLERIVANSARLRAGIAAQAAAHDIPVRQTGPSQMPQILFDDDPDMRKGYFWAGSAVRSGAYLHPYHNMFFNAALTPDDIDNTLDITDRAFAELKKQLPSLPAQSNVLLLQRLGR, from the coding sequence ATGAAGAGAAATTCGAAAGACTCGGAGCTGCGCGAACGCGCACGGCAGGTGATCCCCAAGGGCATGTACGGTCACGAGTCGGTCGCCCTGCTATCGGAGGGTTATCCGCAGTTCTTCTCGCGCGCCGAAGGCGCCTATCTCTGGGATTGCGACGACAACCGCTACGTCGACTACATGTGTGCGTTCGGTCCGAACCTGCTCGGCTACCGGCACCGCGGTGTCGAGGACGCCGCGCGCGCCCAGGCCGCGATGGGAGACACCATGACCGGCCCGTCCGAAGCCATGGTCGTGCTTGCGGAAGATCTCGTGTCGATGATCGGCCATGCGGCCTGGGCGATGTTCTGCAAGAACGGCAGCGATGCGACCTCGATGGCGATGGTCACGGCACGGGCCTATCGGGATCGCCGTAAGATTCTGGTCGCGAAGGGCACCTATCACGGCGCCGCCCCCTGGAACACGCCCAACATCAAGGGCATCACGGCGGAGGACCGGGCCCACATCATCTACTTCAACTACAACGACCTCGACAGTGCCGCGGACGCGTTCCGCAAGGCTGACGGCGACGTCGCCGGCGTGTTCGCGACGCCATTCCGTCATGAGACTTTCAACGACCAATATGCGCCCTCGGCCGAATACGCGCTTGGACTGCGGAAGCTCTGCGATGACGCAGACGCGTTGCTGATCCTCGACGAGGTGCGCACCGGCTTTCGCCTCGCACGCGACTGCAGCTGGTCCGTGCACGGCGTGCAGCCCGACCTCAGCGCATGGGGCAAGGTACTTGCCAACGGCTACCCGATCTCGGCGCTCGTCGGCTCGGAGAAGGCGCGCAGCGCCGCGTCCAGCATCTACGTGACAGGGTCCTTCTGGTTCTCCGCCATGCCGATGGCGGCGGCGATCGCGACCCTGCGCGAGATCCGGACGAGCGATTATCTGGAGCGGATCGTCGCCAATTCCGCGCGGCTGCGAGCCGGCATCGCGGCGCAAGCCGCCGCACACGATATTCCCGTTCGCCAGACCGGGCCGTCGCAGATGCCGCAAATCCTGTTCGACGACGATCCGGATATGCGGAAGGGTTACTTCTGGGCCGGCTCTGCGGTTCGATCGGGGGCCTACCTTCACCCCTATCACAACATGTTCTTCAACGCCGCCCTGACGCCTGATGACATCGACAACACGCTCGACATCACAGACCGGGCCTTCGCCGAACTGAAGAAGCAGCTACCCTCCCTGCCCGCCCAATCGAACGTGCTTCTGCTGCAACGTCTTGGACGGTGA
- a CDS encoding NAD(P)/FAD-dependent oxidoreductase — protein sequence MNVPVTRRNALLGITAVATSLATPSILRAQSAGRIVVVGGGFGGAACARALKRAQANLQVILIEPNAVFTSCPFSNEVVAGLRDIHAQQFDYDRLAAEGIIVVGEAVTTIEPQQRSVMTADGVALPYDRLVLSPGIDFNFEALPGYDGTASEKMPHAWKAGPQTLLLRRQLEAMDDGGTVAIAIPANPSRCPPAPYERASLIAHYLKAKKPRSKVLILDAKDSFSQQRLFEQAWRELYGDMIERVGLSQGGRVTSVDPSTRTIISEFGNYTPDVANVIPPQRAGHIAEVAGAADATGWCPIDPVTFESKLVPNIHVIGDACLGGGIPKSASAASAQGKACAATIVNLLAGRAPETPRLNGVCYNIVAPGYGFSLAGNYQPKGDIFAEVEGGATSPVDAPRELRAREAAEAERWFQTITADTFG from the coding sequence ATGAATGTGCCGGTGACACGGCGGAATGCCCTCCTCGGCATCACCGCTGTAGCCACATCGCTCGCCACACCTTCGATCCTGCGCGCACAATCGGCGGGCCGCATCGTCGTGGTCGGCGGCGGCTTTGGCGGCGCAGCCTGTGCGCGTGCGCTGAAGCGTGCGCAGGCCAACTTGCAGGTCATCCTGATCGAACCCAACGCGGTCTTCACCTCCTGCCCTTTCAGCAATGAGGTGGTCGCCGGCCTGCGCGATATTCACGCCCAACAGTTTGACTATGACAGGCTCGCCGCCGAGGGCATCATCGTGGTCGGCGAGGCCGTGACCACGATCGAACCGCAGCAGCGCAGCGTCATGACCGCTGATGGCGTTGCACTGCCCTACGACCGTCTCGTGCTCTCGCCGGGCATCGACTTCAATTTCGAAGCCTTGCCCGGCTACGACGGGACCGCATCGGAGAAGATGCCGCACGCCTGGAAGGCCGGCCCGCAGACACTGCTGCTGCGCCGGCAACTGGAGGCGATGGACGATGGCGGCACGGTCGCCATCGCGATCCCCGCTAATCCCTCACGCTGTCCGCCGGCACCCTACGAGCGCGCCAGCCTGATCGCGCATTACCTGAAAGCGAAGAAACCACGCTCGAAGGTGCTGATCCTCGATGCCAAGGACAGTTTTTCGCAGCAGCGGCTGTTCGAGCAGGCCTGGAGGGAGCTCTACGGCGACATGATCGAGCGGGTGGGACTGTCGCAGGGCGGTCGCGTCACCTCGGTCGATCCTTCGACCCGGACCATCATCTCCGAGTTCGGCAACTACACCCCTGATGTCGCCAATGTCATCCCGCCGCAGCGTGCCGGGCACATCGCCGAGGTCGCGGGCGCTGCGGATGCGACCGGCTGGTGCCCGATCGATCCTGTGACCTTCGAATCGAAGCTCGTCCCCAACATCCACGTCATCGGCGACGCTTGTCTTGGCGGCGGCATCCCCAAATCGGCCTCCGCCGCGAGCGCGCAAGGCAAGGCCTGCGCGGCCACCATCGTCAACCTGCTCGCGGGCCGTGCGCCGGAAACGCCGCGCCTGAACGGCGTCTGCTACAACATCGTCGCACCCGGTTACGGCTTCTCGCTTGCCGGCAACTACCAGCCGAAGGGCGATATCTTTGCCGAGGTCGAGGGCGGCGCGACCAGCCCGGTCGATGCGCCGCGCGAGTTGCGTGCTCGCGAGGCGGCCGAGGCCGAGCGCTGGTTTCAAACCATCACGGCGGACACTTTTGGCTAG
- a CDS encoding xanthine dehydrogenase family protein molybdopterin-binding subunit has translation MNEHVSPRMNRRAFVIGTAAIGTGLAIGLDIPFGGPAVVRAADGSPEVNAWVVVRPDDTVVIRIARSEMGQGSLTGLAQLVAEELECDWSKVTTEYPTPGQSVARKRVWGDFSTGGSRGIRSSQDYVRKGGATARVMLIEAAANEWKVPASECTVTKGVITHKASGKTTTYGKVAEAAAKLTPPAEVKLKDPKDWTIAGKGLLRLDTADKTTGKMIYGIDVKLPGMLNAAIKDCPVFGGKLKSYDEAKVAGMKGVKKVVKVGDTAVAVVADTWWHAKTALDALPIVWDEGDNAKVSSESIAKWLAEGLDNDQPAYVGNKNGDAKAAIAGAAKKVEAVYSYPYQNHATMEPMNATALYTADKCEVWCGTQNGEAVFAAVLEASGLPAEKCDMYKVMPGGGFGRRGQTDYVRQAVMIAKQMPGTPIKLVWSREEDMAHGRYHPITKCKMTGAFDANNNLVALHYRLSGQSILFSLRPEALQNGMDPAAFQGVAQSGEAAFGYSVPNLLVEHAMRNPHVPPGFWRGVNVNHNAIYMECFMDELAQAAGQDPLEFRRKLMGNHPKHLAVLNAVAEKIGWTTPAPQGVYRGIAQVMGYGSYVAGAAEISVTDGNKIKVHRIVASTDPGYVVNPAQVERQIAGSFVYGLSALFYGGCTVKDGKIEQTNFDTYNSMRINEMPKVESVMMPSGGFWGGVGEPTIGVAAPAVLNAYFAATGKRIRSVPLRDQNITFA, from the coding sequence ATGAACGAGCACGTCTCTCCCAGAATGAACCGCCGCGCCTTCGTGATCGGCACCGCCGCCATCGGCACCGGCCTCGCGATCGGCCTCGACATCCCCTTCGGCGGCCCCGCCGTGGTTCGCGCGGCCGACGGCTCGCCCGAGGTCAACGCCTGGGTCGTGGTCCGGCCCGACGACACCGTGGTGATCCGCATTGCCCGCTCCGAGATGGGCCAGGGCTCGCTCACCGGCCTCGCCCAGCTCGTCGCCGAGGAGCTCGAATGCGACTGGTCGAAGGTGACGACCGAATATCCGACACCCGGCCAGAGCGTCGCCCGCAAGCGGGTCTGGGGCGACTTCTCGACCGGCGGCAGCCGCGGCATCCGCTCGTCGCAAGACTATGTCCGCAAGGGCGGCGCCACCGCGCGCGTGATGCTGATCGAGGCCGCCGCGAACGAGTGGAAGGTGCCGGCCTCTGAATGCACCGTCACCAAGGGCGTCATCACGCACAAGGCGTCGGGCAAGACGACGACTTACGGCAAGGTCGCCGAGGCTGCCGCCAAGCTGACACCGCCGGCCGAGGTCAAGCTGAAGGATCCGAAGGACTGGACCATCGCGGGCAAGGGCCTGCTGCGGCTCGACACCGCCGACAAGACCACCGGCAAGATGATCTACGGCATCGACGTCAAGCTGCCCGGCATGCTGAACGCCGCAATCAAGGACTGCCCGGTGTTCGGCGGCAAGCTGAAGAGCTATGACGAAGCCAAGGTCGCCGGCATGAAGGGCGTCAAGAAGGTCGTCAAGGTCGGCGATACCGCGGTCGCGGTCGTTGCTGACACCTGGTGGCACGCCAAGACCGCGCTCGACGCGCTGCCGATCGTCTGGGACGAAGGCGACAACGCCAAGGTCTCCAGCGAGTCGATCGCGAAGTGGCTGGCCGAGGGTCTCGACAACGACCAGCCGGCCTATGTCGGCAACAAGAACGGTGACGCAAAAGCGGCGATCGCCGGCGCCGCCAAGAAGGTCGAGGCCGTCTACAGCTATCCCTACCAGAATCACGCCACCATGGAGCCGATGAACGCCACCGCGCTCTACACGGCCGACAAGTGCGAGGTCTGGTGCGGCACGCAGAACGGCGAAGCCGTTTTCGCGGCGGTGCTGGAAGCCTCCGGCCTGCCGGCGGAGAAGTGCGACATGTACAAGGTCATGCCCGGCGGCGGCTTCGGCCGGCGCGGCCAGACCGACTATGTCCGCCAGGCGGTCATGATCGCCAAGCAGATGCCGGGCACGCCGATCAAGCTGGTGTGGTCGCGCGAAGAGGACATGGCGCACGGCCGCTATCACCCGATCACCAAGTGCAAGATGACCGGCGCGTTCGACGCCAACAACAATCTGGTCGCGCTGCACTACCGCCTGTCCGGACAATCGATCCTGTTCTCGCTGCGCCCCGAAGCGCTGCAGAACGGCATGGATCCGGCCGCATTCCAGGGCGTCGCCCAGTCCGGCGAAGCCGCGTTCGGTTACTCGGTGCCAAATCTCCTGGTCGAGCATGCGATGCGCAACCCGCACGTTCCGCCCGGCTTCTGGCGCGGCGTGAACGTCAATCACAACGCGATCTACATGGAATGCTTCATGGACGAGCTGGCCCAGGCAGCAGGCCAGGACCCGCTCGAATTCCGCCGCAAGCTGATGGGCAACCATCCCAAGCATCTGGCGGTGCTCAATGCCGTCGCCGAGAAGATCGGCTGGACCACGCCGGCGCCGCAAGGCGTCTATCGCGGCATCGCGCAGGTCATGGGCTATGGCAGTTATGTGGCCGGGGCCGCCGAAATCTCGGTGACCGACGGCAACAAGATCAAGGTGCATCGCATCGTCGCCTCCACCGATCCGGGCTACGTCGTCAACCCGGCGCAGGTGGAGCGGCAGATCGCCGGCTCCTTCGTCTATGGCCTCTCCGCGCTGTTCTACGGCGGCTGCACCGTCAAGGACGGCAAGATCGAGCAAACCAACTTCGACACCTATAATTCGATGCGCATCAACGAGATGCCGAAGGTGGAATCGGTGATGATGCCGAGCGGCGGATTCTGGGGCGGCGTCGGTGAGCCGACCATCGGCGTTGCGGCACCGGCGGTGCTCAACGCCTATTTCGCGGCGACAGGCAAGCGCATCCGCTCGGTGCCGCTGCGCGACCAGAACATCACCTTCGCTTAA
- a CDS encoding B12-binding domain-containing radical SAM protein: MNVASPCNVLMLYPLFTAESFWSFGESCKLMGVKRPTAPLGLITVAAMLPEDWTVRLIDCNTTSLGDDDLAWADVVFTGGMLPQQADTLRLIDQCRAAGKPVVVGGPDPTSSPHVYEKADFRVLGEAESVIDEFIAAWEGGARSGVFTAPKFQADVTTTPVPRFDLLRFEDYLYLGVQYSRGCPFTCEFCDIIELYGRVPRTKTAEQMFVELERLYQMGYRGHLDFVDDNFIGNKKSLRLFLPQLAEWQRAHGYPFELSTEASVNLADDPELLDLMGAANFFGIFVGIESPDPATLVAMRKKQNTRRNIAESIHKIYAAGMLVTAGFIVGFDNEKVSMAEAMIDFIEEAAIPVAMVGLLYALPNTQLTRRLAKEGRLHADHDLASTTGGDQCTGGINFDPVRPLRDILTDYRTVLERLYSPAAYASRVDKLMTLLDRSKQRHELAEGDIRSRVGAMETVHRVVTAIPDGRPLWQTFMNCAKRDTSSARIAVQMIAAYAHLGPFSRKVIDAIDARLAALDDETLIPVAATIDATVARHLA, from the coding sequence ATGAACGTGGCGAGCCCTTGCAACGTGCTGATGCTCTATCCGCTGTTCACGGCGGAATCGTTCTGGAGCTTTGGCGAGTCCTGCAAATTGATGGGCGTGAAGCGCCCCACCGCGCCCCTCGGTCTGATCACGGTCGCCGCGATGTTGCCCGAGGACTGGACCGTCCGGCTGATCGACTGCAACACGACGTCCTTGGGTGACGACGACCTCGCCTGGGCCGACGTCGTCTTCACCGGCGGCATGCTGCCGCAGCAGGCTGACACGCTGCGCCTGATCGACCAGTGCCGCGCCGCGGGCAAGCCGGTGGTGGTCGGTGGCCCCGATCCCACCTCCAGCCCCCACGTCTACGAGAAGGCCGACTTCCGGGTGCTGGGCGAGGCCGAAAGCGTCATCGACGAATTCATCGCGGCCTGGGAGGGCGGCGCACGGTCCGGTGTCTTCACCGCGCCGAAATTCCAGGCCGACGTCACCACGACGCCGGTGCCGCGTTTCGACCTGCTCAGGTTCGAGGACTATCTCTATCTCGGTGTGCAGTATTCGCGTGGCTGCCCGTTCACCTGCGAGTTCTGCGACATCATCGAGCTCTACGGACGCGTGCCGCGGACCAAGACGGCCGAGCAGATGTTCGTCGAGCTCGAGAGGCTGTACCAGATGGGCTATCGCGGCCATCTCGACTTCGTCGACGACAATTTCATCGGCAACAAGAAGTCGCTGCGGCTGTTTCTGCCTCAGCTCGCCGAGTGGCAGCGCGCCCACGGTTATCCCTTCGAACTGTCCACCGAGGCCTCGGTCAATCTGGCCGACGATCCTGAATTGCTCGACCTGATGGGCGCGGCCAATTTCTTCGGCATCTTCGTCGGCATCGAGAGCCCGGATCCGGCAACGCTGGTCGCGATGCGGAAGAAGCAGAACACGCGGCGCAACATCGCCGAGAGCATCCACAAGATCTACGCCGCCGGCATGCTCGTCACCGCCGGCTTCATCGTCGGCTTCGACAACGAGAAGGTCTCGATGGCGGAGGCGATGATCGATTTCATTGAAGAGGCCGCGATCCCCGTCGCCATGGTCGGGCTGCTCTACGCGCTGCCGAACACGCAGCTGACGCGGCGCCTCGCCAAGGAAGGCCGGCTGCACGCGGACCACGATCTGGCATCGACCACGGGCGGCGATCAATGCACCGGCGGCATCAATTTCGATCCGGTCCGCCCGCTGCGCGACATCCTGACGGACTACAGGACGGTGCTGGAGCGGCTCTACAGCCCGGCGGCCTATGCGAGCCGCGTCGACAAGTTGATGACGCTGCTCGACCGTTCCAAACAGCGCCATGAACTCGCCGAGGGCGACATTCGCTCCAGGGTAGGCGCGATGGAGACCGTGCACCGCGTGGTCACGGCCATCCCGGACGGGCGGCCACTCTGGCAGACCTTCATGAACTGCGCCAAGCGCGACACCTCATCGGCGCGGATTGCGGTGCAGATGATCGCGGCCTATGCGCATCTCGGGCCGTTCTCGCGCAAGGTCATCGATGCCATCGACGCGCGCCTTGCTGCGCTCGACGACGAGACGCTGATCCCGGTGGCGGCGACGATCGACGCGACCGTGGCTCGGCACCTGGCCTGA